The DNA region AGGTCGCCCCGTTCGACAGCCAGCGAAAGCGGGGTATTCCCTTTGAGGTCGGGTAGGTTCGGATCCGCTCCCAGCTCCAGCAGGGCCTGCCAGGACTCGGCACTCCCCGCCTTGGCCGCGGCGTGCAGCGGGGTCTGCCCGTAGCGGTCGGGCCATTCCAGGTTGACCCCGTACTCGACCAGCAGGCGGGCGGCCTGAACCTGGCCCAGGCGCGCCGCCTCGTGCAGGGGGGTCTCCCCTTTCCAGTCGGCGGCATCGGGGGAGGCCCCGCTTTTGAGCAGCGCCTCCAGGGATTCGGTGTAGCCCATGCTGGCCGCCCGGTGCAGCGGGGTGCGGCCCCGGGAGTCGCAGAGATTGGGGTCGCCCCCCGAAGCCAG from Allomeiothermus silvanus DSM 9946 includes:
- a CDS encoding ankyrin repeat domain-containing protein, which gives rise to MKSHSDPDNAGTWMDPHTAARIGRLDSLKAWLASGGDPNLCDSRGRTPLHRAASMGYTESLEALLKSGASPDAADWKGETPLHEAARLGQVQAARLLVEYGVNLEWPDRYGQTPLHAAAKAGSAESWQALLELGADPNLPDLKGNTPLSLAVERGDLEVLRVSGREDSPTLER